AGAGGGCTGGCGATTACTCCAGCGTGAAGCCGATCTTGAGCGACACCTGCCAGTGCGCCACCTTGCCATCGACCACATGGCCGCGCGTCTCGGTGAGGGTGAACCACTGGATGCTGCGCACCGTTTCATGCGCCCTGGCAATTGCCGTGCTCACGGCCTCTTCAATACTGACGCTGGACGAGCGGGTCAGC
This portion of the Polaromonas naphthalenivorans CJ2 genome encodes:
- a CDS encoding dodecin, whose amino-acid sequence is MLELTRSSSVSIEEAVSTAIARAHETVRSIQWFTLTETRGHVVDGKVAHWQVSLKIGFTLE